In Amycolatopsis sp. FBCC-B4732, the genomic stretch AAGCGGCCGGCGCGGCCCTCGGGGAGCAGGCCACGCCCCCGCGCGCGGACCAGTACCTGTACGTGAAGACCGAGTACCCCGGCCACCAGACCCGCGAAGTGTGGTTCTCCGTCGACGGGACCCACGACGGCCGGATCGGCGACATGAAGATTCCCGGCTGCCGCGACGGCAAGGCACCCATCTACGGCGCGAACGACCCGAGCAAGGAGGGGACCTTGGAAGACTGCACTCCCTCCCCCGCCTACCGGACGGACCTGCCGACCACGGCGGACGCGATGCTCGCCTACCTCCACGAGCACCACAGCGGTGAGCGGGGCGACGTCAACGCGCTGGGCAAGGACGTCGTCACCCTCGCCTACGAACAGGCCCTCCTGCCCGCCTCGTACTCGGCGTTGTTCGCGGCGGCGGCGAAGATACCCGGCCTGACCGCGCTGGACCACGTCACCGACGGCGCCGGCCGCCCGGGCGTCGGGATCACCTGGCCGGTCCCGCCCGGTTCGTCACCGAAGGCCAAGCCGGAAGTGCTCGTCTTCGACGCCACCACCCACCGGTTCCTGGGCACCCCGGGCAGCGCGGTGACCGTGAAGACCTTCGTCGACCGGGTGGGCCAGCGCCCCTGACGTTAGGCTGCGGAGGTGGCTTCCCGGGACGCGACCGACGAAGAAGCCGCGTCGCGTTCCGGCGGACGTCCCCGCGACGCGGCGCTCGACGAAGCGATCATCCTGGCCACCCGGGCGCGGCTGGTGCGCGACGGCTACTCGCTGATGACCATCGGCGACATCGCGTCGGACGCGAAGGTCAGCCGCCCGACGCTGTACCGCCGGTGGCGCACCAAGTTCGACCTGGTCGTGGACGCGCTGGACTACGGCTTCCGCAAACAGCGCGATTCGTACACAGTGGACTTGAGCCGGATGGCGCCGCGGGAGGCCTTCACCGAAGCCGTCCGCCGGCTGGATCCCGCGTACTTCAACCCGGACGCGATGGTGCTGATGGGCAACTTCGCCGGCGAGGCGATCCGCACCCCGGAGCTGCTCGAGATCGTCCGCGAGCACGCCGTCGAACCGCGGGTCGCGCTGGTCGAGAACGTGCTGACCCAGCTCCAGGCGAGCGGCGCGGTCCGGGACGGCATCGACAAGCACACCATCGCGACCCTGTGCTTCGGCAGCTACTTCGCCGCCTTCCACCGCGGCGACGACACGGACGGGATCCCCGCCGCCGTCGTCGCGGTGCTGTGGCCGTCGATCGCGACGCCAACCGCCTGACCGGCGGCGACGCGGTTCACGCCGGAAACTCGCAACCATTCCGGCCTCCCGCCCGTGTATCAGGGGTGTGAGGACTTCTTCGCAACGACGGCGGCTCTTCCGGCCGCGGGCGACGGCCGTCGCGGTGCTGGCCGGGGCCGGGCTCGCCTTCGCGCACACGACCACCGGAGCGACGCTCGCCGGGCCCATCCTGGCCGCCGCGGCCGGCGGGCACGGCCTGCCCGACCCGGCGGCCCCGGTGCCTTCACCGGTGACCACGACGCCCCGGCCGGCGCCGAACCCGACGTTGCCCTTCAACGCGAAGCTGACCTCGGACGACATCCCCGTCCCGGGCGGCGGCGTGCGCAACGGCGCCTGCAGCGGGTCGCTGATCGCGCCGCAGTGGGTGATCACCGCGGGCCACTGCTTCCACGACCTGGCCGACGCCCGCATCGGCGGCCGCCCGCCGTACACGATGACGGTGACCATCGGGAAGGTCAAGGACACCGACCCCGGCGGCCACACGGCCCGGGTCGTCGACGTCAAGCAGTCCCCGGTGAACGACCTGGCACTGGCCGAGCTGGACCTCGCGATCAACGACATCCCCCCGGTCACGCTGAACACCAAGCAGCCGGTGGTGGGCCAGCAACTGCAGTTCGCCGGCTGGGGTTCCCACTCGGCGACCGTGCTCGGGCCGTCCGACCACCTGAAACGCGGCCGCTTCACGGTGTCGGGCATCGGCCAGTCGACGCTGGAGGCCCAGCCGGTGGGCAAGCGAACCGTCGAAAACGGCCCGTGCCCGGAGGATTCGGGCGGCCCGTTCTTCACCTCCGACGACGACCACACGGGCACCCTGGTGGCGATCGTCAACACCGGTCCCCCATGCCCGCAACCGGGCGCGGAGACGATCGCCCGGGTGGACGTGGTGGCCAGCTGGATCCGCGAGCAGACCGGCTGAGCGACGGCGCCCGGGACGCGGGCGCCGCTGTGATCGGTGGCCCCGGCGCGTTCCGGACCGGCTGACCCGCTCCCGTTCTCGCACCGCCACCTGTCCGGCGATCCCCGGCCCCTACGGCGGAACGATCCGACCTTCGGACCCCACCTCAGCGCCAGCCCGCGCGCGACCAAACGGCTGAGCGGCAGCGCCCGGGACGCGGGCGCCGCTGTGATCGGTGGCCCCGGCGCGTTCCGAACCGGCTGACCCGCCCCCCGTTCTCGCACCGCCACCTGTCCGGCGATCCCCACGGCAACCGCCCTAGCGCGCGAGCAGACCGGCTGAGCGACGGCGCCCGGGACGCGGGCGCCGCCGCTCAGGATCACGGGGCGCCGGTGACGACGAACTGCGAACCCGGCTCGACGACGACGTTGCCCGCCGACGAGTTCGTGATCGTCACGTTCGACAACGTCGCGCTGCCGCGGGCGCCGCTCATCGCCAGGATGCCCGCGCCGTTGTCCGACTTGTCGATCTTGACGTTCGTGACCGCCACGTTCATCGTGCCACCGCCGGTCTTGAACTGGATGCCGTCGTAGGTGGAGTCGTGGATCTCCGTGTCCCGCAGCGTCACGCCGGTGATGTCCTTGCCCTGCGCGAAGAACGTGATCGCGCCGAACTTCTGCTGCTCGCCCCAGAACACGCCGCCGCAGCGGTACAGGGCGTTGTTCGCGATCAGCGTCTGCCCGGAGAACGGCAGCGGGTCGTGGTCGGTCGCCAGCATGATCCCCGGGTAGTTCATCGTGTCGGACACCAGGTTGTTCTCGATCTTGTTGCCGTAGCCGCCGTAGATCGCGATGCCGTTCGCGCGCCACGGGAGCTGGATGGTGTTGTTGGTGAAGGCGTTGTCGTGCGCGATGTCCACCGACGGGTCCTTCACGTACTGGTTGGCCCACACGGCGAGCGAGTCGTCGCCGGTGGTGCGGAAGGACGAGTCGAACACGCGCGAGTTCCGCGTGCCGTTGGTGAAGTTGATGCCGTCGGCGTAGGTGTCGCGGATCCGCATGCCGCTGAACTGGAGCCCGTCGGCCGGCCCCCACAGCTCCGGTTTGTTGCTGTAGTCGCGGCCGACCCACACGCCGACGTTCGCGTGCTCGATCCAGACGTTCGAGATCTTCGTGCCGGTGCCGAAGCGGCCGTTGAGCCCGACCCCGCCCTCGGCGTTGCCGTCACCGCCGCGGATCCGGCCGGAGCCGAAGATCGCGATGTCGGAGATCTGCGTGTTCTTGTCGATGTCGAACCCGAAGTTGCCTTCGTGCGGGTGGTTGATGGTGCCCGCGTCCTGCGGCTGGATCAGCGAGTACAGCTGCGAACGCCACATGCCGGCGCCGCGGACGGTGACGTTGGAGATGCCGACCTGGTTGTACTGCCCGCCGCCGTTGGGCACGGTCGGGTCGTCGGTCAGGATCTTCGCCTCCTGCCGCCACTGGCCTTCCGGGATCCAGACACAGGCGATGACGCCGTTCTGGTCGTCGGTCACCGCGCGCTGGATCGCCGGGGCGTCGTCGACCCCGTCGTTCGGCACGGCGCCGTAGTCGGTGATGGACGTGCACTCCGCCGGCTTCGGCAGCGCCGGCGCGACCTGCTCGAGGTCGACCAGATCGATGACGTAGTAGGGCGCGCTGTCGCCGTTGTCGCGCTGCAGCTTGAACTTCGTGCCCGCCGGGTAGGACTGGGCCAGCAGCGCGTGCGACTCGTCGAACAGCCGCCGCGCGTTGGCCTGCGGCGTGTTCGTCAGGCCTTCGGGGTCGTCGGTGGTGCCGTAGAGCCAGCTGTGCGTGGACGACAGCGTCAGCTTCTGCGCGAAGGTGCCGTTGACGTACAGGCTGAGCGTGAAGTCCTGGCCACCGCCGCCGGGCGCGTCGGGTACGGAGTTGCGGACGACGATCGAGTTCGCCTGGTTCACCGACGTGACTTCGACGTATTGGCCCTGAGCGGCCAGCCGCACCGACTGACGGCCCGAGGACTCGGTCGCGAAGTTCGTGTGCCCGAACGTCCGCAGCGGGTCGGTCTCGAGCAGCTGCCCCTGGTACTGCGCGGTTTCCGCCTCGTATTCGGTGTACGGAAGCGCCGCACCACGGCCGACGACGATCGTGCGCGAGAGGGCGTTATTGGACTCGTTGGTCTCCGCGACCGTGTTCGTCGCGTCGGCGGTCGCGGTGAGGGTCGCGCCGCCGCTGACCGCGGTCCAGGTGCCCGCGATGGCGACGTCCACGGTGGATCCCGCCGCGACGGCGGACGTGCTGCCGGTCAGCGTGGTCGCCCCCGCGGTCAGGCGGGTCACCGACGCGCCGGCGGTGCTGGTGCCGCGGTTGTGCACGGCCACGGTGAACGACACCGCCGCGCCGGCCGCCGGGTTGGCCGGGTTCGACGTGATGCCGGTGACCTCGAGGTCCGGCCCCGGCGCCTGGGCGACGACGAGCGGCGCCGCCGCGGTGAACGTGTTGTTGGTGTCGTTCTGCTCCACCACCGTGTTCGCCGGGTCGGCGGTCGCGGTCACGCGGTAGCTGCCCCGCGGCCGGGTGCCCGCGTTCACGGTCACCGTGGCCGACGCCCCGGCGGCGAGCGCGCCGACCGCGGCGTTGCCCACGACCGTGCCGCCGAGAGCGACGTTGACGGTCGTGGCGGGCGCGGCCGCGGTACCCGCGTTCTTGACCGTCGCCGAGACCGCGACCTGGCTGGTCTCGTCCGGGTTCGCCGGGGTCCAGGTCGTGCCGGTGACGACCAGGTCGGGGTTCGGCGCCGGCGTGCCGAGCACCTGCAACTCCGCGACCTGCGCGCCCGGGGCGCCGGAGTTGGCGAAGAACTGCAGCCGCACGTCCGCGACCCGTCCGGTGATCGGGACGGTCACCGTGTTCTGGCCGGCGGCCGGGTCGAAGCGGTAGTCGGCGCGGGGCTTGAGCGAGGTGAACGCCGTGGCGCCCTGGCCGCGGCCGAGGACCTCGAAGTTCTGCGTCCGCGCGCCCCAGACCGCGTCCGGGTTGAGCTTCACGACGACGGCGTCGAGGTCGGCGTCCGCGCCGAGCTTCACGGTCAGCGAGTCCGGGTAGCCCGCCGCGGACTCCCAGTACGTGGCGGTGTCGTTGTCGTTCGCGTTGGCCGCGACGAACGAGAAGGTGCTCGAAGACGCCTCGATCGGCTTGCCCGCGGCGAGGTTCTGCCCAGCCTGGGTGCCCTGGCGCACGACGTGGTCGCTGTCGGCGGACTCGTGGCCCGCGGCGTCCTTGGCCCGCACGAAGTATTCGACGCGCGTGCCCGCGGGCCGCGTCTCGGTGAACGTGGTGCCGGTGACGGTGGTGATCGGGGTGCCGTCGCGGTAGACGGTGTAGCCGGTGACGCCGACGTCGTCGGTCGATGCCGACCATGCCAAACGGATCTGGCCGGCGCCGGGCTCGGTCAGGGCGAGGTTCGCGGGCGCGGTGGGCGCCTGCGTGTCCCCGGAGTCCGGGCCGTACAGCTCGAATTCCGAGAGCTGCGCGGCGGGCCACTGCGTGTTCGCGGTGATCTGCAGGCGCACGTACCGGGTGGTCGCGGTGACCGGGACGGTGACGGTGTTCGTGCCGGGCGCGAACGAGTACCCGGCCGAGGCGACGAGGTCGGTGAACGCGGTGCCGTCGGTGCTGCCGCGCACGGCGAGGGTCTGGGTGCGGGATTCCCAGGTGGCGGGCAGTTTCAGCACGATCCGCGAGAGCGGCTTCGCCGAGCCGAGGTCGGCCTGGAGCCACTGCGGGAAAGCGTTGCCGGCGGATTCCCAGTAGCTGGCCTGGTTCCCGTCGACGACGTTGGCGACCGGGTAGCCGGGCAGCGCGCTGCCCGCCGAGACCGTGCGGGTCAGCGGCACGTCGGCGACGGCCGCCGTGGCTTCGGCGCTCGGTGGTGGGCTGTCGGCGGCGGAGGCGAGGGAGAGCCCGGTGACGGACAGCCCCACGGCGAGGAATCCGGCCAGGAGCCGGGGCAAGCGCATGCGTGTCATGGCGTCATCTCTTCGTCGAGAGCGGCAGGGGAGGGAGCGCGAGCTTCCTGAGCATGCAACAACGAGGAGACAACATGCAAGAACTTGACATGATTCGGAAATTTGACGACTAGTCACCCGGACGTGCAGCATCGCCGCCGGATCCGGGGTTCGGGACGGCGTGGGTCAGTAGAAGGAGAGCGCGTTCAGCTCTTCGTCGATCAGCAGGTCGGGATCGAACTTCATGCCGGCGAAGTGCCCGGCCAGCTCGAGCGAAAGCACGCCGTGCAGCCGGGTCCAGAACGCCAGCGCGCGGTGCAGCACCCAGTTCGGGACATCGCCGTCGCCCGCCCACTCGCGATGGGTTTCGAGGTGATCGTCGAACGGCGCCGGGACCTCTGGCCCCTGCAACTCGGAGCAAGTTTCGATCAGCACCGCCATCACCTCGTGCGAGAGCGCCGTGGTGTCCGCGGGGGCGTGGTAGCCGGGGACGGGCGTGCCGTAGATGAGGAAGTACCGCTGCGGGTCGGCGCGCGCCCAGTCCCGGATCACCTTGGCCAGCATGGCGAAACCCTGGCCACGGGCCCCTTGGACGGCGTCGGCGATGCTGCGGTAGGCGTCGCGGATGAGCGCGGTGATCAGCTCGTCCCGGCTCCCGAAGTACCGGTACAGCGCCGGGCCGCTCATGCCGACCTGCTTGGCGATCGCGTTGAGCGACAGCGCGGGCACACCGGCGGCGGCGATCTGCTCCCAGGCATGCCGCTTGATCTCTTCACGCACTTGGGCGCGGTAGCGCTCCCGCGGGCTCTCCGTCACGGTTAGAGGCTATCACTTTTCCTATTGACACTCACGCTGCGGTGGTTATAGCTTCTAACTATAACGATATGCACTAACAACAAGGAGAACCCGATGACCCGCATGCGTACCGCTTTGCTCGCCCTCCCGTTGGCCGCCGGGCTGCTGGGCGTCGCCGCTCCCGCCGCCTCAGCCTCTTCGACGCCGGCGCCCACGGCCGTCACCTGCCGCGGCGAGGGGATCGACCCAGCCGCCGGTCTGCACTACCGGACCGAGACGCTGGTCAAGGCGCCACCCGGGGCCGTCTGGAACTTGCACACCGACGTCGCGGGCTGGCCTTCGTGGCAGAGCGCCGTCAGCACCGCGAAGCGGCTCGACCCCGGCCCGCTGCGCCCGGGTTCGCGGTTCCGGTGGACGACCCCGGTCCCGGCCACCCCCGCGACGCCGGCGACCACACTGGTCATCACCTCGACGGTCCACCAGGTCCAGCCGGGCCACTGCATCCGCTGGAGCGGCCCGGCAATCGGCGACGGCCTGCGCATCGACCGCGGCGTCCACGTCTGGACGTTCACCCCGGCCCGCGGCGGCGTCCTCGTCCGCACGGAGGAGAGCTGGACGGGCAAGCAGATCGAAGCCGACCCGGCCACCGCGATGAAGTACCTGGCTCCCGGACTGGACGCCTGGCTGGCCGACCTCAAGCGGACCGCCGAAGCCTCCTGCCACCGCTGAGGCACCCCAAGCGCCGAAGCACGTTGCCGCCGCCGAGCCACACCGGCCTCACACAGACCGCCGAAAACCTGTTGCGGCCGCTGAACCACGCCGACCCCGAGCAGGCCACCGAAGCCGCTTGCGACCGCTGAACCACGTCAGCCCCAAGCAGACCACCGAAACCCTTAGCACTGCTGAGCCCGCCGACCTCACACACACCGCGGAAACCTGCCACCGCTAAGTCCGCCGACCTCGCGCAGACCGCAAAGCCCTTTGCCGCCGCTGAACCCAACCGCCGAAACCCTTGCCACCGCTGAGCCGACCGCCGAAACCCTTGCCACCGCTGAGCCAACGAGGAGAACCCGATGACCACCACCACCGTCGACCCCGCCGTCACGCCCGCCCGCCGCACC encodes the following:
- a CDS encoding CARDB domain-containing protein, translated to MRLPRLLAGFLAVGLSVTGLSLASAADSPPPSAEATAAVADVPLTRTVSAGSALPGYPVANVVDGNQASYWESAGNAFPQWLQADLGSAKPLSRIVLKLPATWESRTQTLAVRGSTDGTAFTDLVASAGYSFAPGTNTVTVPVTATTRYVRLQITANTQWPAAQLSEFELYGPDSGDTQAPTAPANLALTEPGAGQIRLAWSASTDDVGVTGYTVYRDGTPITTVTGTTFTETRPAGTRVEYFVRAKDAAGHESADSDHVVRQGTQAGQNLAAGKPIEASSSTFSFVAANANDNDTATYWESAAGYPDSLTVKLGADADLDAVVVKLNPDAVWGARTQNFEVLGRGQGATAFTSLKPRADYRFDPAAGQNTVTVPITGRVADVRLQFFANSGAPGAQVAELQVLGTPAPNPDLVVTGTTWTPANPDETSQVAVSATVKNAGTAAAPATTVNVALGGTVVGNAAVGALAAGASATVTVNAGTRPRGSYRVTATADPANTVVEQNDTNNTFTAAAPLVVAQAPGPDLEVTGITSNPANPAAGAAVSFTVAVHNRGTSTAGASVTRLTAGATTLTGSTSAVAAGSTVDVAIAGTWTAVSGGATLTATADATNTVAETNESNNALSRTIVVGRGAALPYTEYEAETAQYQGQLLETDPLRTFGHTNFATESSGRQSVRLAAQGQYVEVTSVNQANSIVVRNSVPDAPGGGGQDFTLSLYVNGTFAQKLTLSSTHSWLYGTTDDPEGLTNTPQANARRLFDESHALLAQSYPAGTKFKLQRDNGDSAPYYVIDLVDLEQVAPALPKPAECTSITDYGAVPNDGVDDAPAIQRAVTDDQNGVIACVWIPEGQWRQEAKILTDDPTVPNGGGQYNQVGISNVTVRGAGMWRSQLYSLIQPQDAGTINHPHEGNFGFDIDKNTQISDIAIFGSGRIRGGDGNAEGGVGLNGRFGTGTKISNVWIEHANVGVWVGRDYSNKPELWGPADGLQFSGMRIRDTYADGINFTNGTRNSRVFDSSFRTTGDDSLAVWANQYVKDPSVDIAHDNAFTNNTIQLPWRANGIAIYGGYGNKIENNLVSDTMNYPGIMLATDHDPLPFSGQTLIANNALYRCGGVFWGEQQKFGAITFFAQGKDITGVTLRDTEIHDSTYDGIQFKTGGGTMNVAVTNVKIDKSDNGAGILAMSGARGSATLSNVTITNSSAGNVVVEPGSQFVVTGAP
- a CDS encoding SRPBCC family protein produces the protein MTRMRTALLALPLAAGLLGVAAPAASASSTPAPTAVTCRGEGIDPAAGLHYRTETLVKAPPGAVWNLHTDVAGWPSWQSAVSTAKRLDPGPLRPGSRFRWTTPVPATPATPATTLVITSTVHQVQPGHCIRWSGPAIGDGLRIDRGVHVWTFTPARGGVLVRTEESWTGKQIEADPATAMKYLAPGLDAWLADLKRTAEASCHR
- a CDS encoding trypsin-like serine protease codes for the protein MRTSSQRRRLFRPRATAVAVLAGAGLAFAHTTTGATLAGPILAAAAGGHGLPDPAAPVPSPVTTTPRPAPNPTLPFNAKLTSDDIPVPGGGVRNGACSGSLIAPQWVITAGHCFHDLADARIGGRPPYTMTVTIGKVKDTDPGGHTARVVDVKQSPVNDLALAELDLAINDIPPVTLNTKQPVVGQQLQFAGWGSHSATVLGPSDHLKRGRFTVSGIGQSTLEAQPVGKRTVENGPCPEDSGGPFFTSDDDHTGTLVAIVNTGPPCPQPGAETIARVDVVASWIREQTG
- a CDS encoding TetR/AcrR family transcriptional regulator, coding for MTESPRERYRAQVREEIKRHAWEQIAAAGVPALSLNAIAKQVGMSGPALYRYFGSRDELITALIRDAYRSIADAVQGARGQGFAMLAKVIRDWARADPQRYFLIYGTPVPGYHAPADTTALSHEVMAVLIETCSELQGPEVPAPFDDHLETHREWAGDGDVPNWVLHRALAFWTRLHGVLSLELAGHFAGMKFDPDLLIDEELNALSFY
- a CDS encoding TetR/AcrR family transcriptional regulator; its protein translation is MASRDATDEEAASRSGGRPRDAALDEAIILATRARLVRDGYSLMTIGDIASDAKVSRPTLYRRWRTKFDLVVDALDYGFRKQRDSYTVDLSRMAPREAFTEAVRRLDPAYFNPDAMVLMGNFAGEAIRTPELLEIVREHAVEPRVALVENVLTQLQASGAVRDGIDKHTIATLCFGSYFAAFHRGDDTDGIPAAVVAVLWPSIATPTA
- a CDS encoding CU044_5270 family protein, with protein sequence MDELDLIRDRADAVGFATAEELAPARDRLLAAARTGRPRRTRRWLWTAGAAAGLAAGITAVVALAPAGETGAGVGVGVAQADPVRVLTEAAGAALGEQATPPRADQYLYVKTEYPGHQTREVWFSVDGTHDGRIGDMKIPGCRDGKAPIYGANDPSKEGTLEDCTPSPAYRTDLPTTADAMLAYLHEHHSGERGDVNALGKDVVTLAYEQALLPASYSALFAAAAKIPGLTALDHVTDGAGRPGVGITWPVPPGSSPKAKPEVLVFDATTHRFLGTPGSAVTVKTFVDRVGQRP